Proteins found in one Actinokineospora alba genomic segment:
- a CDS encoding S8 family peptidase, with product MGMSRAKALRRFAAAGITTAACVASVITLATPATAAEAQILGADAANVVKDSYIVVLKDGAQAQGASADSLAARYGGKVNHRYSATVTGYAATMTEQQAKRVAADPQVAYVEADQTMSMSVDQLNPPSWGLDRVDQQSLPLNQKYSYSTTASNVNAYIIDTGINLTHSDFGGRAVSGRDTVDHDADATDCQGHGTHVAGTVGGGAYGLAKGVKLIAVRVLNCQGSGTNAGVIAGIDWVTANHVKPAVANMSLGGGASTTLDDAVRRSVAAGVSYAVASGNSNANACNYSPARVAEALSVNASDSADARASFSNYGTCTDLFAPGVSIKSAWIGGSAATNTISGTSMASPHVAGAIALYLAANPSASPATVHSAIVNAATAGKITNPGTGSANKLLFTGTGGTEPPPPTGCAAVTNGTDVNIPDNTTVSSSITISGCSSTPSTAATIAVDIRHTWRGDLVIDVVAPDGTAYRLKNSSSSDSADNVITTYTANLSSEVANGTWKLQVRDAYTYDTGYINSWTLDL from the coding sequence ATGGGTATGTCTCGCGCCAAAGCGCTGCGGCGGTTCGCCGCCGCGGGCATCACGACCGCCGCCTGTGTGGCGTCCGTGATCACGCTGGCGACCCCCGCGACGGCGGCCGAGGCCCAGATCCTGGGCGCCGACGCGGCAAACGTGGTCAAAGACAGCTACATCGTCGTGTTAAAGGATGGCGCCCAAGCTCAAGGCGCCAGCGCCGACAGCCTCGCCGCCAGGTACGGCGGCAAGGTCAACCACCGGTACTCCGCCACGGTGACCGGCTACGCGGCGACGATGACCGAGCAGCAGGCCAAGCGAGTCGCGGCCGACCCCCAGGTCGCCTATGTCGAGGCCGACCAGACCATGAGCATGTCGGTTGACCAGCTCAACCCGCCGTCGTGGGGCCTGGACCGAGTCGACCAGCAGTCCCTGCCGCTGAACCAGAAGTACTCGTACTCGACGACCGCGTCGAACGTGAACGCGTACATCATCGACACCGGCATCAACCTCACCCACTCCGACTTCGGCGGGCGCGCGGTCAGCGGCCGCGACACGGTCGACCACGACGCCGACGCCACCGACTGCCAGGGCCACGGCACGCACGTGGCGGGCACCGTCGGCGGCGGCGCGTACGGCCTCGCCAAGGGCGTCAAGCTGATCGCCGTGCGGGTGCTGAACTGCCAGGGCTCCGGCACCAACGCCGGTGTCATCGCGGGCATCGACTGGGTGACGGCCAACCACGTCAAGCCCGCTGTCGCGAACATGAGCCTCGGCGGCGGCGCGTCCACCACCCTCGACGACGCGGTGCGCCGCTCCGTCGCCGCGGGCGTCAGCTACGCGGTCGCGTCGGGCAACTCCAACGCCAACGCGTGCAACTACTCGCCCGCCCGGGTCGCGGAGGCCCTGTCGGTCAACGCGAGCGACAGCGCCGACGCGCGCGCGTCGTTCTCCAACTACGGCACCTGCACCGACCTGTTCGCGCCCGGCGTGAGCATCAAGTCGGCGTGGATCGGCGGCAGCGCGGCCACCAACACGATCAGCGGCACCTCGATGGCCTCCCCGCACGTCGCGGGCGCCATCGCGCTGTACCTGGCGGCCAACCCGTCGGCGAGCCCGGCCACCGTGCACAGCGCCATCGTGAACGCGGCCACCGCGGGCAAGATCACCAACCCGGGCACCGGATCGGCGAACAAGCTGCTCTTCACCGGCACCGGCGGCACCGAGCCCCCGCCGCCCACCGGCTGCGCGGCGGTCACCAACGGCACCGACGTCAACATCCCGGACAACACCACCGTGAGCAGCTCGATCACCATCTCGGGCTGCAGCAGCACCCCGTCGACGGCCGCCACCATCGCGGTGGACATCCGCCACACCTGGCGCGGTGACCTGGTCATCGACGTCGTCGCCCCGGATGGCACCGCGTACCGGCTGAAGAACTCGAGCTCGAGCGACTCGGCCGACAACGTGATCACCACCTACACCGCCAACCTGTCGTCGGAGGTGGCCAACGGCACCTGGAAGCTGCAGGTCCGGGACGCCTACACCTACGACACCGGCTACATCAACAGCTGGACGCTCGACCTGTAG
- a CDS encoding S8 family peptidase encodes MNVLVKMGAVAACAAIATTAAGLSAQAEPSAEAQYIVVLKSDGARQSSADAAAALTARHGGKVERTYSAALHGFAAAMTDRQARRLAADPAVAYVEADQVVRTTTDQLNPPSWGTDRVDQRALPLDQKYAYSTTASNVTAYVLDTGITITHEDFGGRAVHGRDTVDNDNDSSDCNGHGTHVAGTVGGTKYGLAKGVKLVGVKVFGCDSGSTNTAIIAGIDWVTANAVKPAVANLSLGGGKSQAMNDAVQRLIDSGVTAVVSAGNSNEDACGNSPASLATAITVGASNINDARWQYSNWGTCLDLFAPGQDILSAKWGTTSGSFSTSGTSMAAPQVAGAAALYLSANPQATNQQVRDALVGATTPSVLTAIGTGSPNKLLYIGSGTTEPPPPTGCATVTNSADLAIPDAGAAVTSPITVSGCSGTASSTSKVAVDITHPYRGDLVIDLVAPDGSSYRLKASSNDSGDNVVQTFTVNVSSEARNGVWKLKVQDIYRADTGTLNSWSLTL; translated from the coding sequence ATGAACGTTCTCGTGAAGATGGGCGCGGTGGCGGCCTGCGCGGCCATCGCCACCACGGCCGCGGGGTTATCCGCGCAAGCGGAGCCGTCCGCCGAAGCCCAGTACATCGTCGTCCTCAAGTCCGACGGCGCCCGCCAGTCCTCCGCGGACGCGGCCGCCGCACTGACCGCCCGGCACGGCGGAAAGGTCGAACGCACCTACTCCGCGGCCCTGCACGGGTTCGCCGCGGCGATGACCGACCGGCAGGCCCGGCGGCTCGCCGCCGACCCCGCGGTCGCCTACGTCGAGGCCGACCAGGTTGTGCGCACGACCACCGACCAGCTGAACCCGCCATCGTGGGGCACGGACCGGGTCGACCAGCGGGCCCTGCCGCTGGACCAGAAGTACGCGTACTCGACCACCGCGTCGAACGTGACCGCGTACGTGCTCGACACCGGCATCACCATCACCCACGAGGACTTCGGCGGCCGCGCGGTGCACGGCCGCGACACCGTGGACAACGACAACGACTCCAGCGACTGCAACGGCCACGGCACGCACGTCGCCGGAACCGTGGGCGGCACCAAGTACGGCCTCGCCAAGGGCGTGAAGCTGGTCGGGGTGAAGGTGTTCGGCTGCGACTCGGGCAGCACCAACACCGCCATCATCGCCGGGATCGACTGGGTGACGGCGAACGCGGTCAAGCCCGCCGTGGCGAACCTGAGCCTGGGCGGCGGCAAGTCGCAGGCGATGAACGACGCGGTGCAGCGGCTGATCGACTCCGGGGTGACCGCGGTCGTGTCCGCGGGCAACTCGAACGAGGACGCCTGCGGCAACTCGCCCGCCAGCCTGGCCACCGCCATCACCGTGGGCGCGTCCAACATCAACGACGCCCGGTGGCAGTACTCGAACTGGGGAACCTGCCTGGACCTGTTCGCCCCCGGCCAGGACATCCTGTCGGCGAAGTGGGGCACGACCAGCGGCTCGTTCTCGACCAGCGGCACCTCGATGGCCGCCCCACAGGTCGCGGGCGCGGCGGCGCTGTACCTGAGCGCGAACCCGCAGGCGACGAACCAGCAGGTCCGCGACGCCCTGGTCGGGGCGACCACGCCGAGCGTGCTCACCGCGATCGGCACGGGATCGCCGAACAAGCTGCTCTACATCGGGTCCGGCACCACCGAGCCCCCGCCGCCCACGGGCTGCGCGACGGTCACCAATTCCGCCGACCTCGCCATCCCGGACGCCGGCGCGGCGGTGACCAGCCCGATCACTGTGTCCGGTTGCTCGGGAACGGCGTCGTCGACCAGCAAGGTCGCCGTGGACATCACCCACCCGTACCGCGGCGACCTGGTCATCGACCTGGTGGCGCCGGATGGCAGCAGCTACCGGCTCAAGGCATCGTCGAATGATTCCGGGGACAACGTGGTGCAGACGTTCACCGTGAATGTCTCGTCGGAAGCCCGCAATGGTGTGTGGAAGCTCAAGGTGCAGGACATCTACCGTGCGGACACCGGCACCTTGAACAGCTGGAGCCTGACGCTCTAG
- the truA gene encoding tRNA pseudouridine(38-40) synthase TruA, which yields MRLDIAYDGTDFSGWARQPERRTVCGVLEDTLSLVLRHDVRLTVAGRTDAGVHATGQVAHADLPTETDPDALVLRLARALPADVRVTAMRRVPAEFDARFGALRRHYVYRICDTAWSADPLRRGHVVAWPRKLDLDALNEASRKLLGEHNFVAFCKRREGATTIRELQRLEWTRESDGLLAAWVSADAFCHSMVRSLVGALLAVGEGRKGADWPASMLSATERPSAITVAPAHGLALIGVDYPADEDLATRATLTRNVRTL from the coding sequence ATTCGCCTGGACATCGCCTACGACGGCACGGACTTCTCCGGCTGGGCCCGCCAGCCCGAGCGGCGCACGGTGTGTGGTGTCCTGGAGGACACGCTGTCGCTGGTGTTGCGCCACGACGTCCGCCTGACTGTCGCGGGACGCACGGACGCCGGGGTGCACGCGACCGGCCAGGTGGCGCACGCGGATCTGCCGACGGAAACGGACCCGGACGCCTTGGTCCTGAGGCTGGCCCGAGCCTTGCCCGCAGACGTGCGGGTCACCGCGATGCGGCGCGTCCCCGCGGAGTTCGACGCGCGGTTCGGCGCCCTGCGCAGGCACTACGTCTACCGAATCTGTGACACGGCCTGGTCCGCCGACCCTCTGCGCCGAGGCCACGTGGTCGCCTGGCCGCGCAAGCTGGACCTGGACGCCCTGAACGAGGCATCGCGCAAACTCCTGGGCGAACACAACTTCGTCGCCTTCTGCAAACGCCGCGAGGGCGCCACGACGATCCGTGAGTTGCAGCGGTTGGAATGGACGCGGGAATCCGACGGCCTGTTGGCGGCCTGGGTCTCCGCGGACGCCTTCTGCCACTCGATGGTCCGCAGCCTCGTCGGTGCCCTCCTCGCGGTCGGTGAGGGCCGCAAGGGCGCGGACTGGCCCGCCTCCATGCTCAGCGCCACCGAACGCCCCAGCGCGATCACCGTGGCCCCCGCACACGGCCTGGCCCTCATCGGCGTCGACTACCCCGCCGATGAGGACCTGGCCACGCGCGCGACGCTGACCCGCAACGTCCGCACCCTCTGA
- the rplQ gene encoding 50S ribosomal protein L17, sunset domain variant: MPTPTKGARLGGGPAHERLILANLATALFQHGRIKTTEAKARRLRPFAEKLITKAKRGDLHNRREIMKVIRDKDVVQRLCVEIGPFFSDRAGGYLRITKTMPRKGDNASMAVIELISEKTVTAEAEAARKTKFAEKPKKADKAADVEATEVSEETKSYGEGSHLPLEDGSQPEGFPIKGNADSMLYHVPDSAFYDRTVAEVWFATAEAAEAAGFQLPPSQREEESDESAKDES; the protein is encoded by the coding sequence ATGCCCACCCCAACCAAGGGCGCCCGTCTCGGCGGGGGCCCGGCCCACGAGCGGCTGATTCTGGCCAACCTGGCCACCGCGCTGTTCCAGCACGGCCGGATCAAGACCACTGAGGCCAAGGCTCGTCGGCTGCGTCCGTTCGCGGAGAAGCTGATCACCAAGGCCAAGCGCGGTGACCTGCACAACCGTCGCGAGATCATGAAGGTGATCCGCGACAAGGACGTCGTGCAGCGTCTCTGCGTCGAGATCGGCCCGTTCTTCAGCGACCGCGCGGGTGGCTACCTGCGCATCACGAAGACCATGCCGCGCAAGGGCGACAACGCCAGCATGGCGGTCATCGAGCTGATCAGCGAGAAGACGGTCACCGCGGAGGCCGAGGCCGCCCGCAAGACCAAGTTCGCCGAGAAGCCGAAGAAGGCCGACAAGGCAGCTGACGTCGAGGCGACTGAGGTGTCCGAGGAGACCAAGTCGTACGGCGAGGGCAGCCACCTGCCGCTCGAGGACGGTTCGCAGCCGGAGGGTTTCCCGATCAAGGGCAACGCCGACTCGATGCTGTACCACGTGCCGGACAGCGCCTTCTACGACCGCACGGTCGCCGAGGTGTGGTTCGCCACCGCCGAGGCCGCGGAGGCCGCTGGTTTCCAGCTGCCGCCGTCGCAGCGGGAAGAGGAGTCGGACGAGTCCGCCAAGGACGAGTCCTGA
- a CDS encoding DNA-directed RNA polymerase subunit alpha, with translation MLISQRPTLAEEPVNETRSRFVIEPLEPGFGYTLGNSIRRTLLSSIPGASVTSIRIDGVLHEFTTVPGVKEDVTDVILNLKELVVSSEEDEPVTMYLRKQGPGEVTAGDIVPPAGVTVHNPDLHIATLNGKGKLEIELVVERGRGYVPAVQNKQAGAEIGRIPVDSIYSPVLKVTYKVEATRVEQRTDFDKLVLDVETKPSITPRDAVASAGKTLVELFGLARELNIDAEGIEIGPSPQEADTIAAYAMPIEDLDLTVRSYNCLKREGIHTVGELVSRSEADLLDIRNFGAKSIDEVKMKLVGLGLALKDSPPGFDPTAAAADYASDGWSEGADTGNDDGQDYAETEQL, from the coding sequence GTGCTCATCTCACAGCGACCCACCCTGGCTGAGGAGCCGGTCAACGAGACCCGCTCCCGCTTCGTCATCGAGCCCCTCGAGCCCGGCTTCGGCTACACGCTCGGCAACTCGATCCGGCGCACGCTGCTCTCCTCGATCCCCGGCGCCTCGGTGACCAGCATCCGCATCGACGGTGTGCTGCACGAGTTCACCACGGTTCCGGGCGTCAAAGAGGACGTCACCGACGTCATCCTCAACCTCAAGGAGCTTGTCGTCTCCTCGGAGGAGGACGAGCCGGTGACGATGTACCTGCGCAAGCAGGGACCCGGTGAGGTCACCGCGGGGGACATCGTTCCTCCCGCCGGTGTCACGGTGCACAACCCCGACCTGCACATCGCCACGCTGAACGGCAAGGGCAAGCTGGAGATCGAGCTCGTTGTCGAGCGCGGTCGCGGCTACGTCCCGGCCGTGCAGAACAAGCAGGCAGGCGCCGAGATCGGCCGGATCCCGGTCGACTCGATCTACTCGCCGGTCCTCAAGGTGACGTACAAGGTCGAGGCCACCCGTGTCGAGCAGCGGACCGACTTCGACAAGCTCGTTCTCGACGTCGAGACCAAGCCGTCGATCACCCCGCGCGACGCCGTGGCGTCCGCGGGCAAGACGCTGGTCGAGCTGTTCGGTCTCGCCCGCGAGCTGAACATCGACGCCGAGGGCATCGAGATCGGCCCGTCGCCGCAGGAGGCCGACACCATCGCCGCCTACGCGATGCCGATCGAGGACCTCGACCTGACGGTGCGTTCCTACAACTGCCTCAAGCGCGAGGGCATCCACACCGTGGGTGAGCTTGTCTCGCGCAGCGAGGCGGACCTGCTGGACATCCGCAACTTCGGTGCGAAGTCGATCGACGAGGTCAAGATGAAGCTCGTCGGCCTCGGTCTCGCGCTCAAGGACAGCCCTCCCGGGTTCGACCCGACGGCTGCCGCGGCGGACTACGCCTCCGACGGCTGGTCGGAAGGCGCGGACACCGGCAACGACGACGGCCAGGACTACGCAGAGACGGAGCAGCTCTGA
- the rpsD gene encoding 30S ribosomal protein S4, with amino-acid sequence MARYTGPATRISRRLKVDLVGGDQAFERRPYPPGQHGRGRIKESEYLLQLQEKQKARYTYGVLERQFRKYYEEAVRREGKTGEVLLQLLESRLDNVVYRAGLARTRRQARQLVSHAHFLVNGKKVNIPSYQVSKFDIIDVKPKSLGTLPFVAAKESFGDRPIPGWLQVVQSNLRILVHQLPERAQIDVPVTEQLIVEYYSK; translated from the coding sequence ATGGCACGCTACACCGGCCCCGCGACCCGCATCTCGCGTCGGCTCAAGGTCGACCTTGTCGGCGGAGACCAGGCATTCGAGCGTCGTCCTTACCCGCCCGGCCAGCACGGCCGCGGTCGGATCAAGGAGAGCGAGTACCTGCTCCAGCTGCAGGAGAAGCAGAAGGCGCGCTACACCTACGGCGTCCTCGAGCGTCAGTTCCGCAAGTACTACGAAGAGGCGGTTCGCCGCGAGGGCAAGACCGGTGAGGTCCTGCTCCAGCTGCTCGAATCGCGTCTGGACAACGTGGTCTACCGTGCGGGCCTCGCCCGCACGCGCCGCCAGGCCCGCCAGCTCGTGAGCCACGCTCACTTCCTGGTGAACGGCAAGAAGGTGAACATCCCCAGCTACCAGGTGTCGAAGTTCGACATCATCGACGTCAAGCCGAAGTCGCTGGGCACCCTCCCGTTCGTGGCCGCCAAGGAGTCCTTCGGTGACCGCCCGATCCCGGGTTGGCTGCAGGTCGTGCAGTCCAACCTCCGGATCCTGGTGCACCAGCTCCCCGAGCGCGCGCAGATCGACGTTCCGGTGACCGAACAGCTCATCGTCGAGTACTACTCGAAGTAA
- the rpsK gene encoding 30S ribosomal protein S11, protein MPPKSRTGAGVKKVRRKEKKNITHGHAHIKSTFNNTIVSITDPTGAVIAWASSGHVGFKGSRKSTPFAAQMAAENAARKAAEHGVKKVDVFVKGPGSGRETAIRSLQAAGLEVGTIQDVTPQPHNGCRPPKRRRV, encoded by the coding sequence ATGCCACCGAAGTCGCGTACCGGCGCCGGAGTCAAAAAGGTCCGGCGCAAGGAAAAGAAGAACATCACGCACGGCCACGCTCACATCAAGAGCACCTTCAACAACACCATCGTGTCCATCACGGACCCGACCGGTGCTGTCATCGCGTGGGCCTCGTCCGGCCACGTCGGTTTCAAGGGCTCTCGTAAGTCGACGCCGTTCGCCGCCCAGATGGCCGCCGAGAACGCGGCCCGCAAGGCCGCCGAGCACGGCGTCAAGAAGGTCGACGTGTTCGTCAAGGGCCCCGGCTCCGGCCGGGAGACCGCGATCCGCTCGCTGCAGGCGGCGGGCCTCGAGGTCGGCACCATTCAGGACGTGACCCCGCAGCCTCACAACGGCTGCCGCCCGCCCAAGCGGCGCCGGGTCTGA
- the rpsM gene encoding 30S ribosomal protein S13 codes for MARLAGVDLPREKRMEIALTYIFGIGRTRSKELLVATEISPDLRVKDLSDDELVKLREYIEENFKVEGDLRREVQADIRRKIEIGCYEGLRWRRGLPVRGQRTKTNARTRKGPKKTVAGKKKAGKK; via the coding sequence ATGGCACGACTCGCCGGCGTAGACCTCCCCCGCGAAAAGCGGATGGAGATCGCGCTGACCTACATCTTCGGTATCGGCCGGACCCGCTCCAAGGAGCTCCTGGTCGCCACCGAGATCAGCCCGGACCTGCGCGTCAAGGACTTGTCCGACGACGAGCTCGTCAAACTTCGTGAATACATCGAAGAGAACTTCAAGGTCGAGGGTGACCTGCGCCGTGAGGTTCAGGCCGACATCCGCCGGAAGATCGAAATCGGCTGCTACGAGGGCCTGCGGTGGCGCCGCGGTCTGCCCGTCCGCGGTCAGCGGACGAAGACCAACGCCCGTACCCGCAAGGGCCCGAAGAAGACGGTCGCCGGCAAGAAGAAGGCCGGAAAGAAGTGA
- the rpmJ gene encoding 50S ribosomal protein L36, giving the protein MKVNPSVKKICDKCKVIRRHGRVMVICENLRHKQRQG; this is encoded by the coding sequence GTGAAGGTCAACCCGAGCGTCAAGAAGATCTGCGACAAGTGCAAGGTGATCCGCCGTCACGGCCGGGTCATGGTGATCTGCGAGAACCTGCGCCACAAGCAGCGCCAGGGCTGA
- the infA gene encoding translation initiation factor IF-1 produces MGKKDGAIEVEGRVVEPLPNAMFRVELENGHKVLAHISGKMRQHYIRILPEDRVVVELSPYDLSRGRIVYRYK; encoded by the coding sequence ATGGGCAAGAAGGACGGGGCCATCGAGGTCGAAGGCCGCGTGGTCGAGCCACTCCCCAACGCGATGTTCCGCGTCGAGTTGGAGAACGGCCACAAGGTTCTCGCGCACATCAGCGGCAAGATGCGGCAGCACTACATCCGTATCTTGCCTGAGGACCGGGTCGTCGTAGAGCTTTCGCCCTACGACCTGTCCCGCGGCCGCATCGTCTACCGCTACAAGTGA
- the map gene encoding type I methionyl aminopeptidase, translating to MIEIKSPGELDAMRAAGLVVAKSLAAVAAAARAGVSTAELDEIAEQTIRDAGAVPSFKGYHGFPASICASVNEQIVHGIPSKSQVLADGDLISVDCGAILDEWHGDSAVTLFVGSISDADQALSDATKASMLAGIEAIRPGNRLTDISHAVETSVHASERADGRTYGIVREYGGHGIGSSMHMDPFLPNYGKPGKGPRLRVGMAIAIEPMLTLGAEETVELEDGWTVVTADGSRAAHWEHTVAVTDDGPWVLTAPE from the coding sequence ATGATCGAGATCAAGTCCCCTGGCGAGCTCGACGCGATGCGCGCCGCGGGCCTGGTGGTGGCCAAGTCATTGGCCGCCGTCGCGGCCGCGGCGCGCGCTGGCGTCAGCACCGCCGAGCTCGACGAGATCGCCGAGCAGACCATCCGCGACGCCGGGGCCGTGCCGTCCTTCAAGGGCTACCACGGCTTCCCGGCGAGCATCTGCGCCTCGGTCAACGAGCAGATCGTCCACGGCATCCCCAGCAAGTCCCAGGTGCTCGCCGACGGCGACCTCATCTCCGTCGACTGCGGCGCCATCCTCGACGAGTGGCACGGCGACTCGGCCGTGACCCTGTTCGTCGGCAGCATCAGCGACGCCGACCAGGCGCTGTCCGACGCCACCAAGGCGTCCATGCTCGCGGGCATCGAAGCCATCCGCCCCGGCAACCGGCTCACCGACATCTCCCACGCCGTGGAGACCTCGGTCCACGCCTCGGAGCGCGCCGACGGCCGCACGTACGGCATCGTCCGCGAATATGGCGGCCACGGCATCGGCAGCTCCATGCACATGGACCCGTTCCTGCCGAACTACGGCAAGCCCGGCAAGGGCCCGCGCCTGCGCGTCGGCATGGCCATCGCCATCGAGCCGATGCTCACCCTCGGCGCCGAGGAGACGGTGGAGCTGGAGGACGGCTGGACCGTCGTCACCGCCGACGGCTCCCGCGCCGCCCACTGGGAACACACCGTCGCGGTGACCGACGACGGCCCCTGGGTCCTGACCGCCCCCGAATAA
- a CDS encoding adenylate kinase, with amino-acid sequence MTRVVLVGPPGAGKGTQATALSHKLGVPHISTGDLFRAHIANNTELGQDVKRYLDSGQLVPDEVTNEMVRERLAQPDAVDGFLLDGFPRNVGQAAVLGEILSAADTKIDAVVEFRIDEEVVVERLLARGRDDDNESVIRHRQQVYRSETAPLLDYYADVLITIDAVGDVDQITGRVLDSIRART; translated from the coding sequence GTGACTCGTGTTGTTCTCGTTGGCCCGCCCGGAGCGGGAAAAGGCACCCAGGCGACCGCTTTGAGCCACAAGCTCGGCGTACCGCACATCTCCACCGGTGACCTCTTCCGGGCGCACATCGCGAACAACACCGAACTCGGCCAGGACGTCAAGCGGTACCTCGACTCGGGGCAGCTCGTGCCCGACGAGGTCACCAACGAGATGGTCCGCGAGCGGCTCGCCCAGCCGGATGCCGTCGACGGCTTCCTGTTGGACGGCTTCCCGCGCAATGTCGGTCAGGCCGCGGTGCTGGGAGAGATCCTCAGCGCCGCGGACACCAAGATCGACGCTGTGGTCGAGTTCCGGATCGACGAAGAGGTCGTGGTCGAGCGGCTGCTCGCCCGCGGCCGCGACGACGACAACGAGTCGGTCATCCGGCACCGCCAGCAGGTGTACCGCTCGGAGACCGCCCCGCTGCTCGACTACTACGCCGACGTGCTCATCACGATCGACGCGGTCGGCGACGTCGACCAGATCACCGGTCGCGTGCTGGACTCGATCCGCGCTCGGACGTGA
- the secY gene encoding preprotein translocase subunit SecY, which yields MLSAFRSALATPDLRRKILFTLGIIAIYRVGAALPSPGVSYPNVKKCIEGVQTEGITQLLNLFSGGALLQLSVFALGIMPYITASIIIQLLTVVIPRFEQLKKEGQAGQGKLTQYTRYLTIALAVLQATGIVAMANGDQLFGNCPDDVIPNGSTFTLIVIVTTMTAGTAVIMWFGELITERGIGNGMSLLMFVNIAARIPFEGKTILDNQGGVTFAVVCVFALLIIASVVFVEQGQRRIPVQYAKRMIGRRMYGGTSTYLPLKVNQAGVIPVIFASSLLYLPDLITKLVGTESGSWWNQFVANHLTKQSSWVHIAVYFGLIIFFTYFYITITFNVTERADEMKKFGGFIPGIRPGRSTSDYLSFVLSRITLPGSLYLGTIAVLPNFFLDITAEGQNQNFPFGGTAVLIMVGVGLDTVKQIESQLMQRNYEGFLK from the coding sequence GTGCTCAGCGCCTTCCGCTCGGCTCTCGCGACGCCGGACCTGCGCCGCAAGATCCTTTTCACGCTCGGCATCATTGCGATCTACCGCGTGGGCGCGGCCCTGCCGTCGCCCGGTGTGTCGTATCCGAACGTCAAGAAGTGCATCGAGGGCGTCCAGACCGAGGGCATCACCCAGCTGCTGAACCTGTTCAGCGGCGGCGCCCTACTCCAACTTTCGGTGTTCGCGCTGGGGATCATGCCCTACATCACCGCGAGCATCATCATCCAACTGCTCACCGTGGTCATTCCACGGTTCGAGCAGCTCAAGAAGGAAGGCCAGGCCGGTCAGGGCAAGCTGACGCAGTACACGCGCTACCTGACGATCGCCCTCGCCGTCCTGCAGGCGACCGGCATCGTGGCCATGGCCAACGGTGACCAGCTCTTCGGCAACTGCCCGGACGACGTCATCCCCAACGGCAGCACCTTCACCCTGATCGTCATCGTCACGACGATGACCGCGGGCACCGCGGTGATCATGTGGTTCGGCGAGCTCATCACCGAGCGCGGCATCGGCAACGGCATGTCCCTGCTGATGTTCGTCAACATCGCCGCCCGCATCCCGTTCGAGGGCAAGACCATCCTCGACAACCAGGGCGGCGTGACCTTCGCGGTCGTCTGCGTCTTCGCGCTGCTGATCATCGCCAGCGTCGTGTTCGTCGAGCAGGGCCAGCGCCGGATCCCGGTCCAGTACGCCAAGCGCATGATCGGGCGCCGCATGTACGGCGGCACCTCGACCTACCTGCCGCTCAAGGTGAACCAGGCGGGCGTCATCCCGGTCATCTTCGCCTCGTCGCTGCTCTACCTGCCGGACCTGATCACCAAGCTGGTCGGCACCGAGAGCGGCTCCTGGTGGAACCAGTTCGTCGCCAACCACCTGACGAAGCAGTCCAGCTGGGTGCACATCGCGGTGTACTTCGGCTTGATCATCTTCTTCACGTACTTCTACATCACGATCACGTTCAACGTCACCGAGCGTGCGGACGAGATGAAGAAGTTCGGCGGCTTCATTCCGGGCATCCGCCCGGGCCGCTCCACCTCCGACTACCTGAGCTTCGTGCTGAGCCGGATCACCCTGCCCGGTTCGCTCTACCTCGGCACCATCGCCGTTCTGCCGAACTTCTTCCTCGACATCACTGCCGAGGGGCAGAACCAGAACTTCCCGTTCGGCGGCACCGCGGTGCTGATCATGGTCGGCGTCGGTCTGGACACGGTGAAGCAGATCGAGAGCCAGCTCATGCAGCGAAACTACGAAGGGTTCCTCAAGTGA